In the genome of Candidatus Rokuibacteriota bacterium, the window TCCAGCGGCCGGTCCGGATCGTGCCTGAAGCCGAACTCCCAGAGCCCGCCCACCGTGGAGTAGGTGGATGCCACCGCGACAGCCCCCCACTTGGTGAAGAGATCGCGGAAGATCCTGAGATAGGGCCACGGCGGCGGCCCTTCCATGACGATCCTGAACCGCTCGTCCGGGAGCGGGCCGAGCCCCTGGCGGACCCGCTCGGCCAGCTCGCTGCGCGCCTCGCGGAAGAACGTGAGGCCGTCCTCGGTCCCCCGCAGACAGTAGAGGGGCCCCATCAGCGTCACCGCGTCGAAGTAGGCGTCGAAGGGGGACGGCACGAACTTCGTGAGGGACTTGATCTCGGCCCAGAGGTCCCCCGTCTCCTTCGACCACTGGAGGATCTGCCGCAGCTTGGCCTGGTCGAGCGGCTTGCCCGTGATCCGCTCGCAGAGGGCGATCAGCTCCTCGAGCTGTCCCACCACGTACCGGACATCGTCCGGCCGGGCGCGCCCCGATGGCCCGCGGACCGTGGGGATGTCCAGGTTGAAGATCGGCGCGCCGGTGTACTCCGCCAGGTGCTCGAACCACTGGAGGTACACGCCGCACCCGACGTAGTTGCAGAGGATCAGCTCGGGCCGGGGAATGGTGGCGAAGGGCGCCTTGAGGCCGGAGAAGAAGAGACCGATGTCGGCCTTGACGTAGGCGCAGTTGTCTATGGAGTAGCCGAGCTCCTCGGCCTTCTGGATCAGGGGGAGGGACTGCCGCCGCACCCCGAGCTGGAGCGCGTTCACCTCGGGGTAGACCGGAAGCATGTCGAACGCGCGGACGAGCTCCACGGGATTGCCGCTGATGAGCATCCACGCCGCGTGCCCCTGGCCCGTCTCCGCGCCCCGCGTCAGCTCGGCGTAGTACCGGCCCATCAGCTCCTTCTGGAACTCGTGCATTCGCCCCTGGTAGCGCACGGTGGACATCCCGTCCTCCTCAGTCGAAGAGCATCGACTCGACGAACGTTTCCACCTCGGTCCGGACCTTATCGAAGATCCACATCTTCTCCTCGAACTCGAGGAAGACATGAGGGATCCCCGCCTCGTCCAGCGCCTTCCGGTAGAGCGCGTAGTCGAAGAGGGCCGGCTCGCAAAACTTGGCCGCCAGCACGACGACGGCGTGGGCCCGCCCCCCCCGGGCCTTGTCCAGGAGCGGCTGCGCTTTGGTGCGCCGGAGGTCGTGCTTGACGCTCGAATGCACACTCCCGTCGATGTAGCTCCGCGCCAGGGCCCGGAGCGGATCGCCGTCGATCGGCACGTCGCGGAGGAACCAGCGCACGCCCAGGAGGAGGTCGTCGTCCAGGATGTCGCACCCCGCCTCCTCGATGGACTGGAGCAGCTCCAGGGGCGGCTGCTCACAGAACGACCCCTCGATCACGACCCGGATCCGGTCTTTGGGCTTCACGTCTCGGCCGGACAGCCCGTCGAGGGCCTCGTCAAGCAGC includes:
- a CDS encoding 2-hydroxyacyl-CoA dehydratase; the protein is MSTVRYQGRMHEFQKELMGRYYAELTRGAETGQGHAAWMLISGNPVELVRAFDMLPVYPEVNALQLGVRRQSLPLIQKAEELGYSIDNCAYVKADIGLFFSGLKAPFATIPRPELILCNYVGCGVYLQWFEHLAEYTGAPIFNLDIPTVRGPSGRARPDDVRYVVGQLEELIALCERITGKPLDQAKLRQILQWSKETGDLWAEIKSLTKFVPSPFDAYFDAVTLMGPLYCLRGTEDGLTFFREARSELAERVRQGLGPLPDERFRIVMEGPPPWPYLRIFRDLFTKWGAVAVASTYSTVGGLWEFGFRHDPDRPLESIAEHMLEYNLTNRSFHQRYQQIRQYVEEWGADALVIHSVKSCRLFSAGQGDMREYFSKELGVPTLLIESDLEDPRYFSEAQMRNRIDAFFEALEHRKLVKA